One part of the Methylobacterium mesophilicum SR1.6/6 genome encodes these proteins:
- a CDS encoding thiamine pyrophosphate-requiring protein codes for MADSVADFFWKRLAEWGVKKIFGYPGDGINGLLGALQRNDLPFEFIQVRHEEMAAFMAASYAKFTGEVGVCMATSGPGATHLLTGMYDAHLDHVPLLAICGQQARNVNGAHYQQEFDLTSVFKDVSAYVQQASSPAQVRHIVDRAMRIAKAERKVSAIILPNDLQDVPYEEPVRKHGNTFSGVGYTAPKVVPFDADLHRAADVLNAGKKVAILVGAGALHATDEVIAVANKLQAGVAKALLGKAALPDDLPFVTGTIGLLGSKPSSDMMEDCDTLLMIGSGFPWAEFLPKEGQARGVQIDISPEMLSLRYPMEVPLCGESAETLRALLPLLDQKKEGGSWRTGIEKGMVSWWKEAEDRAMAKANPVNPQRVTWELSPRMPERAIITSDSGSCANWFARDLKMRRGQMCSLSGGLASMGAAVPYAIAAKVAHPDRPVIALVGDGAMQMNNMAELITVAKYRHRWSNKTWICCVFNNEDLNQVTWEQRVMEGNPKFEASQTIPNVPYHKFAELIGLKGIYVDDPERMGAAWDEALASSVPVVLEVKTDPEVPPLPPFFTFQQVQNFMSMLGKGDPKERHLLVDTARQVLSSVLPGSK; via the coding sequence ATGGCTGATTCCGTCGCCGACTTCTTCTGGAAACGCTTGGCCGAGTGGGGCGTGAAGAAGATCTTCGGCTATCCCGGTGACGGCATCAACGGCCTGCTCGGCGCGCTCCAGCGCAACGACCTGCCGTTCGAGTTCATTCAGGTCCGTCACGAGGAGATGGCGGCATTCATGGCCGCCTCCTACGCCAAGTTCACCGGCGAGGTCGGCGTCTGCATGGCGACCTCCGGTCCCGGCGCGACGCACCTGCTGACCGGGATGTATGACGCCCATCTCGACCACGTGCCGCTTCTCGCCATCTGCGGGCAGCAGGCGCGCAACGTCAACGGCGCCCATTACCAGCAGGAATTCGACCTTACGAGCGTCTTCAAGGACGTCTCGGCTTATGTGCAGCAGGCGTCCTCGCCCGCGCAGGTCCGCCACATCGTCGATCGCGCCATGCGGATCGCCAAGGCCGAGCGGAAGGTCTCGGCCATCATCCTGCCCAACGATCTGCAGGACGTTCCCTACGAGGAGCCGGTGCGCAAGCACGGCAACACCTTCTCGGGGGTGGGCTACACCGCGCCGAAGGTCGTGCCGTTCGATGCTGATCTGCACCGCGCCGCCGACGTGCTGAACGCCGGCAAGAAGGTCGCGATCCTGGTCGGTGCGGGCGCGCTGCATGCCACCGACGAGGTCATTGCCGTCGCCAACAAGCTTCAGGCCGGCGTCGCCAAGGCCCTCCTCGGCAAGGCGGCTCTCCCCGACGACCTGCCTTTCGTGACCGGCACCATCGGCCTGCTTGGGTCCAAGCCCTCGTCGGACATGATGGAGGATTGCGACACCCTGCTGATGATCGGTTCCGGCTTTCCCTGGGCCGAATTCCTGCCGAAGGAGGGGCAGGCCCGGGGAGTACAGATCGACATCTCTCCGGAGATGCTGTCGCTGCGCTATCCGATGGAGGTGCCGCTGTGCGGCGAGTCCGCCGAGACCTTGCGCGCCCTGCTGCCGCTGCTCGACCAGAAGAAGGAGGGCGGCTCCTGGCGCACTGGTATCGAGAAGGGGATGGTCTCCTGGTGGAAGGAGGCGGAGGATCGGGCGATGGCCAAGGCCAACCCGGTCAACCCGCAGCGCGTCACTTGGGAACTCTCGCCGCGCATGCCCGAGCGGGCGATCATCACCTCGGATTCCGGCTCCTGCGCCAACTGGTTCGCCCGCGACCTGAAGATGCGCCGCGGCCAGATGTGCTCGCTCTCGGGCGGCCTTGCCTCCATGGGTGCCGCGGTCCCCTATGCCATCGCTGCCAAGGTGGCGCATCCCGACCGGCCGGTGATCGCGCTGGTCGGGGACGGGGCCATGCAGATGAACAACATGGCCGAGTTGATCACCGTAGCGAAGTACAGGCACCGCTGGTCCAACAAGACTTGGATTTGCTGCGTGTTCAACAACGAGGACCTGAACCAGGTGACCTGGGAACAGCGGGTGATGGAGGGCAACCCGAAGTTCGAGGCGAGCCAGACCATCCCGAACGTGCCCTATCACAAGTTCGCCGAGCTGATCGGCCTGAAGGGCATTTACGTCGACGATCCGGAACGCATGGGGGCGGCTTGGGACGAGGCCCTCGCTAGCTCCGTGCCGGTGGTGCTGGAGGTGAAGACCGACCCCGAGGTGCCTCCGCTGCCGCCGTTCTTCACTTTCCAGCAGGTGCAGAACTTCATGTCGATGCTCGGCAAGGGCGATCCGAAGGAGCGCCATCTCCTCGTCGACACCGCGCGTCAGGTGCTGAGTTCCGTCCTACCCGGCAGCAAGTAG
- a CDS encoding glycoside hydrolase family 15 protein yields the protein MSKPIESYALIGDGETAALVGRDGSIDWLCWPDFDDDACLCALLGTNRNGRWSIAPRGAVLDTARRYRGDTMILETVMKTTDGAVRITDFMPIRETLSAVVRIVEGLAGTVALDIDLSPRFDYGALAPWWEAREGGAASVAGRHRLTLRASVPVSVDVRGVKAAFRLREGERHTFVLTRTDAWDSDAPHLDVDAALGATQAHWERWISGFDPTRTRWAAAVKRSLLTLKALTHARSGGLLAAPTTSLPEVPAGGMNWDYRYSWLRDSTFTLGAFLNAGFKAEATAWRDWLLRAIADDPDNLRIMYRADGSRHLPEWTVDALPGYREARPVRVGNAASTQKQLDVYGEVLDTLALARRVGIAATDHQCVVERRLAEHLAQVWQDRDAGIWESRGEPKRYTYSKAMCWVGFDRVLRHCDLPGELRATLAECRDKVRAEVCREGWNVGLGTFTQSYGSHDLDASLLLLPLVGFLEATEPRMAATIERIRGDLDQNGLIRRMRAKGDGEDEGAFLPCSLWMADCLRLQGRPELAEDYLERVLGVANDVGLLSEEYDVPGRCLTGNFPQALTHLGVVNTALSLCGPVVDRGGG from the coding sequence TTGAGCAAACCCATCGAAAGTTATGCGCTTATCGGTGACGGCGAGACCGCCGCGCTGGTCGGACGGGACGGCTCGATCGATTGGCTGTGCTGGCCGGATTTCGATGACGACGCGTGCCTGTGTGCCCTTCTCGGCACTAACAGGAACGGACGCTGGTCGATCGCACCCCGTGGGGCCGTCCTCGACACGGCCCGGCGGTATCGCGGCGACACGATGATCCTGGAGACGGTGATGAAAACGACGGATGGCGCCGTTCGCATCACCGACTTCATGCCCATCCGCGAGACGCTCTCGGCGGTGGTCCGCATCGTGGAGGGGTTGGCTGGCACCGTCGCGTTGGACATCGATCTGAGCCCGCGCTTCGATTACGGTGCGCTCGCGCCGTGGTGGGAGGCACGCGAGGGTGGCGCCGCCTCGGTGGCCGGCCGGCATCGCCTTACCCTCCGGGCCAGCGTTCCCGTCAGCGTCGACGTCCGGGGAGTGAAGGCGGCGTTCAGGCTGCGCGAGGGCGAACGGCACACGTTCGTCCTGACGCGGACGGACGCCTGGGACAGCGACGCCCCGCATCTCGACGTCGATGCGGCGCTCGGGGCGACGCAGGCGCACTGGGAGCGCTGGATCTCAGGCTTCGACCCCACGCGCACCCGGTGGGCCGCCGCCGTCAAGCGCTCGCTCCTGACTCTGAAGGCCCTGACGCACGCCCGTTCGGGTGGGCTGCTCGCCGCGCCGACCACGAGCTTGCCCGAGGTGCCGGCGGGCGGCATGAACTGGGATTATCGCTACTCCTGGCTGCGCGATTCGACCTTCACGCTCGGCGCCTTCCTCAATGCCGGCTTCAAGGCCGAGGCGACGGCGTGGCGCGATTGGCTCCTGCGGGCCATCGCCGACGATCCGGACAACCTCCGGATCATGTACCGAGCCGACGGATCCCGGCACCTGCCCGAGTGGACCGTCGACGCGCTGCCGGGCTACCGGGAGGCGCGTCCCGTGCGCGTCGGCAACGCCGCGTCGACCCAGAAGCAGCTCGACGTCTACGGCGAGGTCCTCGACACGCTTGCGCTGGCGCGTCGCGTCGGCATCGCGGCGACCGACCACCAATGCGTCGTCGAGCGGCGCCTCGCCGAACACCTCGCCCAGGTCTGGCAGGACCGCGACGCGGGCATATGGGAGTCGCGTGGCGAGCCGAAGCGCTACACCTATTCGAAGGCGATGTGCTGGGTCGGCTTCGATCGAGTCCTGCGGCACTGCGACCTGCCCGGGGAGTTGCGCGCGACGCTGGCGGAATGCCGTGACAAGGTCCGCGCCGAGGTCTGCCGCGAGGGCTGGAACGTCGGCCTTGGAACCTTCACGCAGAGCTATGGCAGCCACGATCTCGACGCGAGCCTCCTGTTGCTGCCGCTCGTCGGCTTCCTAGAAGCCACGGAGCCGCGCATGGCGGCGACGATCGAGCGGATAAGAGGCGACCTCGACCAGAACGGCCTGATCCGCCGCATGCGGGCGAAGGGAGACGGAGAGGACGAGGGGGCGTTCCTGCCCTGTTCGTTGTGGATGGCCGATTGCCTGCGGCTCCAGGGCCGCCCCGAATTGGCCGAGGACTACCTCGAGCGGGTGCTCGGCGTGGCCAACGACGTCGGGCTCCTCTCGGAGGAGTACGACGTACCCGGTCGATGCCTCACCGGGAACTTTCCGCAGGCCCTGACGCATCTCGGTGTGGTGAACACCGCGCTGAGCCTGTGCGGCCCCGTCGTCGATCGCGGCGGCGGCTGA
- a CDS encoding enolase C-terminal domain-like protein — protein MRNLGRSGLAANAISALDTALWDLKGRLLGLPLARLFGQARERAEIYGSGGFTSYDDRQLCEQLAGWVERDGCRAVKMKIGSQPEHDPARMAAAKAAIGAAHLFIDANGAFTLKRAIGTAQVAERFGVTWFEEPVTSDDPAGMAAVRAAAPAGIEIAAGEYAYTLDDLRSLLGTGAVDVAQADVTRCGGCSGFLKMAALCEAAHIDLSGHCAPALHLPVAVTAPRFRHLEWFHDHVRIERMLFDGAPVPRDGAIAPDLTRPGHGLILKTRDADAYAV, from the coding sequence GTGCGCAACCTCGGCCGCTCCGGGCTCGCCGCCAATGCGATCTCGGCCCTCGACACCGCTCTGTGGGACCTGAAGGGCCGCCTTCTCGGCCTGCCACTTGCCCGCCTGTTCGGCCAGGCGCGGGAGCGCGCGGAGATATACGGCAGCGGCGGCTTCACGAGCTACGACGACCGGCAGTTGTGCGAGCAGCTCGCCGGCTGGGTCGAACGCGACGGTTGCCGAGCCGTGAAGATGAAGATCGGCAGTCAGCCCGAGCACGATCCGGCTCGTATGGCGGCCGCCAAGGCGGCGATCGGCGCAGCACACTTGTTCATCGACGCCAACGGCGCCTTTACCCTGAAACGCGCCATCGGCACCGCGCAGGTGGCGGAGCGGTTCGGCGTCACGTGGTTCGAGGAGCCGGTGACGAGCGACGATCCCGCCGGGATGGCCGCCGTCCGCGCTGCTGCGCCCGCCGGCATAGAGATTGCCGCGGGCGAGTACGCCTATACCTTGGACGACCTGCGCAGTCTGCTCGGGACCGGCGCGGTCGACGTCGCGCAGGCGGACGTGACACGGTGCGGCGGCTGCAGCGGGTTCCTCAAGATGGCGGCCCTGTGCGAGGCGGCGCACATCGACCTCTCAGGCCATTGCGCGCCGGCCCTGCACCTGCCCGTGGCGGTGACAGCGCCGCGGTTCAGGCACCTCGAATGGTTCCACGACCACGTCCGCATCGAGCGGATGCTGTTCGACGGCGCCCCGGTACCCCGGGACGGGGCGATTGCCCCCGACCTGACCCGGCCGGGCCACGGCCTCATCCTCAAGACCCGGGACGCCGATGCCTATGCTGTCTGA
- a CDS encoding SMP-30/gluconolactonase/LRE family protein: MSDVLRHAGPAEPVPHVDPPRASDSRFAAVVPHHARLVSLYDQAIFAEGPTWWPARDILVWSDIEGRRVLGWRADGCVRVVIDATPFINGNTVDRDGNLVHCEHGNRRLSRTTPGGRYEALVETYEGRRFNSPNDVICAADGALWFTDPAYGLRLPKQGALAESDLGHHSVYRFDPRDGSVRRMADLGQPNGLAFAPDGRTLYVSDTSRTEGGDGHTIHAYPVLDDRSLGERRIFAEVEPGVPDGLRVDGRGWVWSSSEAGVQVYSAEGHRLGLIPTPQVCSNLCFDPAERRVFITSKAHLYALDLGVGATR; the protein is encoded by the coding sequence ATGTCCGACGTGCTTCGCCATGCTGGGCCGGCCGAGCCTGTCCCGCACGTCGACCCGCCGCGCGCGTCCGATTCGCGCTTCGCCGCGGTGGTGCCCCACCACGCCCGCCTGGTCTCGCTCTACGACCAGGCTATCTTCGCCGAGGGGCCGACATGGTGGCCCGCCCGGGACATCCTGGTGTGGTCGGACATCGAGGGTCGCCGGGTGCTCGGCTGGCGCGCGGACGGCTGCGTGCGGGTCGTCATCGACGCCACGCCGTTCATCAACGGCAACACGGTCGACCGGGACGGCAACCTCGTCCATTGCGAGCACGGCAACCGCCGCCTGTCCCGAACCACCCCGGGCGGGCGCTACGAGGCCCTGGTCGAGACCTACGAGGGCCGCCGCTTCAACTCCCCGAACGACGTCATCTGCGCCGCCGACGGTGCCCTGTGGTTCACCGATCCAGCCTACGGCCTCCGACTGCCCAAGCAGGGTGCGTTGGCGGAGTCCGATCTCGGCCACCACAGCGTCTATCGCTTCGATCCAAGGGATGGCTCCGTCAGGCGCATGGCCGACCTCGGACAGCCGAACGGGCTGGCCTTCGCACCGGACGGGCGGACCCTCTACGTCAGCGACACCTCCCGCACGGAGGGGGGCGACGGGCACACGATCCACGCTTATCCGGTTCTGGATGACCGAAGCCTGGGCGAACGGCGGATTTTCGCCGAGGTCGAACCCGGCGTGCCCGACGGCCTCCGCGTCGACGGTCGCGGCTGGGTTTGGTCGAGCTCCGAGGCGGGGGTCCAGGTCTACTCCGCCGAGGGGCACCGGCTCGGGCTGATCCCAACGCCGCAGGTGTGCTCCAATCTCTGCTTCGACCCGGCCGAGCGTCGGGTGTTCATCACCTCCAAGGCGCATCTCTATGCGCTCGATCTCGGCGTCGGGGCCACCAGATGA